In one window of Streptomyces kaniharaensis DNA:
- a CDS encoding helix-turn-helix domain-containing protein, translating to MSAGCWRGRWRKVVRDYNDDGWREYDDAVPVVATTLELLAEHGPLGPVWWRFGRSGRHSLIEALENPNNRAAYDLRQAAREDEEHKAHRELMDSLVCIDCGDVPEEESFWEYGPDGRQVEWTRRPGCAAGPATRNTRSAWNGRPKNSWRPPARRTPRCARVGRAGARSGGRRVRSWSCGRRPARTGWSALSVYGPAP from the coding sequence TTGTCCGCCGGCTGCTGGCGCGGCCGGTGGCGCAAGGTGGTCCGCGACTACAACGACGACGGGTGGCGCGAGTACGACGACGCCGTACCGGTCGTCGCGACCACCCTGGAGCTGCTGGCCGAGCACGGGCCGCTCGGGCCGGTGTGGTGGCGCTTCGGCCGCTCGGGCCGGCACTCCCTGATCGAGGCGCTGGAGAACCCGAACAACCGGGCCGCCTACGACCTGCGCCAGGCCGCCCGCGAGGACGAGGAGCACAAGGCCCACCGGGAGCTGATGGACTCCCTGGTCTGCATCGACTGCGGCGACGTTCCCGAGGAGGAGAGCTTCTGGGAGTACGGCCCCGATGGACGACAGGTGGAGTGGACCCGCCGCCCGGGCTGCGCTGCTGGTCCTGCCACCAGGAACACACGGAGCGCCTGGAACGGGAGGCCGAAGAACAGCTGGAGGCCGCCCGCACGGCGAACGCCGCGCTGCGCCCGTGTTGGACGTGCCGGGGCTCGATCGGGGGGAAGGAGGGTTCGAAGCTGGAGCTGCGGGAGAAGGCCGGCCCGGACTGGCTGGAGTGCCCTGAGTGTGTACGGGCCCGCGCCGTAA
- a CDS encoding DUF4352 domain-containing protein, with product MGPQTYKIGTSVQVKNDQGQYTETVSQAHYTTQSGNSVFTAQHGGWLVATVDISVTSGKTSFNPLYFTLIAPDGSRWDADATAGGYTPALASGELNAGDKTHGYIAFDSPSTASGSGAKIAATAPLGDVIASWSLS from the coding sequence ATGGGGCCACAGACCTACAAGATCGGGACATCGGTTCAGGTCAAGAACGACCAGGGGCAGTACACGGAGACGGTGAGCCAGGCTCACTACACCACTCAAAGCGGGAACAGCGTCTTCACAGCCCAGCATGGCGGCTGGCTGGTCGCAACGGTGGACATCAGCGTGACGTCTGGCAAGACATCATTCAACCCGCTGTACTTCACACTCATCGCTCCCGACGGTTCTCGGTGGGACGCAGACGCGACGGCGGGCGGCTACACGCCTGCCTTGGCATCCGGTGAGCTCAACGCCGGCGACAAGACTCATGGCTACATCGCCTTCGACTCTCCGAGCACAGCATCAGGGTCAGGCGCCAAGATCGCGGCGACAGCCCCTCTCGGGGATGTGATCGCCTCCTGGTCGCTTTCCTAG
- a CDS encoding (2Fe-2S)-binding protein, with protein MLSCLTLAVTQDGAEVVTAEGLAADGGLHPVQSAFIDCDALQCGYCTPGQVVSAVGALEEFAEGWPSAVTEGLGAASRLDRAEVAERMSGNLCRCGAYVNIVAAIRQAAGTEVAG; from the coding sequence GTGCTGAGCTGCCTGACGCTCGCGGTCACCCAGGACGGCGCCGAGGTCGTCACCGCCGAAGGGCTCGCCGCCGACGGCGGCCTGCATCCGGTGCAGAGCGCCTTCATCGACTGCGACGCGCTCCAGTGCGGCTACTGCACCCCGGGGCAGGTGGTCTCCGCGGTCGGGGCGCTCGAGGAGTTCGCGGAGGGCTGGCCGAGCGCCGTCACCGAGGGGCTGGGGGCGGCGTCGCGGCTGGATCGCGCCGAGGTGGCCGAGCGGATGAGCGGCAACCTGTGCCGCTGCGGGGCCTACGTCAACATCGTGGCCGCCATCCGTCAGGCGGCCGGCACGGAGGTGGCCGGGTGA
- a CDS encoding phosphotransferase family protein — protein sequence MTNHDAAAAVRPLTLAWVRRHLKAGERIVGAEALHGGATADMRRLTVGTRNGGTRHLVLRSFVDPTRQGPAEDLLHREADALTTLTGTGVTAPGLVAVDPSAAHCEYPSLLMTHLPGRTVLNDEGLETRLPLLARQLVAVHAVRPTVRPREYVALTTADTVVTPEGADAAVWAAAIDVIRRPAPRYEGRLLHRDFQPGNVLFDLPPKDPVDAGARITGVVDWAAASWGPADLDVAHCSTNLALLHGPTWGLRFTEAYQEAGGTLAAAAHERLYWQVRTPLAFSEEVQWVAQPWQEAGRTELTTRAVEERLDAYLTFLMNAPG from the coding sequence GTGACCAATCATGATGCGGCGGCGGCTGTCAGACCGTTGACACTGGCCTGGGTACGCCGACACCTGAAAGCCGGCGAGCGGATCGTCGGAGCCGAGGCGCTGCACGGCGGCGCCACCGCCGACATGCGGAGGCTGACCGTCGGCACGCGGAACGGAGGCACCCGGCACCTGGTGCTGCGCTCCTTCGTCGACCCGACCCGGCAGGGGCCAGCCGAGGACCTCCTGCACAGGGAGGCCGACGCCCTGACCACGCTCACCGGCACCGGCGTGACGGCGCCCGGACTCGTCGCCGTCGATCCGAGCGCCGCGCACTGCGAGTACCCCTCGCTCCTCATGACCCACCTGCCGGGCCGGACGGTCCTCAACGACGAGGGACTGGAGACGCGCCTGCCCCTACTCGCCCGTCAACTCGTGGCGGTCCACGCGGTACGGCCGACCGTGCGGCCCCGGGAGTACGTGGCGCTGACGACCGCCGACACGGTCGTGACTCCCGAGGGCGCCGACGCCGCGGTCTGGGCCGCCGCGATCGACGTGATCCGCAGGCCCGCGCCCCGCTACGAAGGGCGCCTCCTGCACCGGGACTTCCAGCCCGGCAACGTGCTGTTCGACCTACCGCCCAAGGACCCGGTTGACGCCGGGGCCAGGATCACCGGCGTCGTCGACTGGGCAGCGGCCTCCTGGGGCCCGGCGGACCTCGACGTGGCGCACTGCTCCACCAATCTCGCGCTGCTGCACGGCCCGACGTGGGGCCTGCGCTTCACCGAGGCATACCAAGAGGCCGGCGGGACGCTCGCCGCAGCCGCGCACGAGCGGCTGTACTGGCAGGTACGAACACCACTGGCGTTCTCCGAGGAAGTGCAGTGGGTGGCGCAGCCGTGGCAGGAGGCAGGACGGACCGAGCTGACGACACGAGCCGTGGAGGAGCGGCTGGATGCCTATCTCACCTTCCTGATGAATGCGCCGGGCTGA
- a CDS encoding STAS domain-containing protein, protein MRPIVKIEGGTGKMILIGQFDFNLHRDFRQASQELLDNPEVKLIEIDFDQVPFIDSSALGMLLLLKERAALQKKSLELHNCNDAVRQVFESAQFNKMFTIR, encoded by the coding sequence ATGCGTCCGATCGTCAAGATCGAAGGCGGCACCGGCAAGATGATCCTCATCGGCCAGTTCGACTTCAACCTCCACCGCGACTTCCGGCAGGCATCGCAGGAACTCCTCGACAACCCGGAGGTGAAGCTGATCGAGATCGACTTCGACCAGGTCCCGTTCATCGACTCCAGCGCGCTCGGGATGCTCCTGCTCCTCAAGGAGCGTGCCGCACTCCAGAAGAAGTCGCTGGAGCTCCACAACTGCAATGATGCGGTCCGGCAGGTCTTCGAGAGCGCCCAGTTCAACAAGATGTTCACCATCCGCTGA
- a CDS encoding nuclear transport factor 2 family protein: MTSNTVPTDATELARTWVNAYNEQDFEQFGALYTDDVVYTIGAYRIALRGRDAFVGHIREYAGAVPDRKLTIKRVIASGDLIALETDFAGTSSGAVPALPPAGEPVTARFCTVLQLRDGKIAAQDDYVG, translated from the coding sequence ATGACCAGCAACACGGTCCCCACGGACGCCACCGAACTCGCCCGCACGTGGGTGAACGCCTACAACGAGCAGGACTTCGAGCAGTTCGGGGCCCTGTACACCGACGATGTCGTCTACACCATCGGCGCCTACCGGATCGCCCTCCGCGGCCGGGACGCCTTCGTGGGCCACATCCGCGAATACGCGGGCGCCGTCCCGGACCGGAAACTGACCATCAAGCGGGTCATCGCCAGCGGGGACCTCATCGCCCTTGAAACCGACTTCGCCGGGACCAGCTCCGGGGCCGTGCCAGCTCTTCCCCCGGCCGGAGAACCGGTCACCGCCCGCTTCTGCACGGTCCTCCAACTGCGCGACGGCAAGATCGCCGCACAGGACGACTACGTCGGCTAG
- a CDS encoding ATP-binding protein — protein sequence MKLALHPSEDPDLARAQDGLRTFLAALSLTGAERSAVHVAVLEAMVNAVRHGHSAGQRAATLDLEVVAGQIVATVTDYGPGFDPVSCPDPFAPERMRLPHGRGVLLMRALMDDVDFTFPPGGGTRVTLRRALPSTAPTGA from the coding sequence GTGAAACTGGCTCTCCACCCGAGCGAAGATCCGGATCTGGCGCGGGCCCAGGACGGGTTGCGCACGTTCCTCGCCGCTCTGTCGCTGACCGGGGCTGAGCGCTCGGCGGTTCATGTCGCGGTTCTCGAAGCCATGGTCAACGCCGTCCGGCACGGTCACAGCGCGGGGCAGCGGGCTGCAACGCTCGACCTTGAGGTCGTGGCCGGGCAAATCGTCGCGACGGTCACGGACTACGGCCCTGGGTTCGACCCAGTGTCCTGCCCTGACCCGTTCGCTCCAGAGCGCATGCGTCTTCCTCACGGCCGGGGTGTTCTGTTGATGCGCGCGCTCATGGATGACGTCGACTTCACCTTCCCGCCCGGCGGCGGCACCCGCGTCACGCTCCGCCGGGCCCTCCCCTCCACAGCCCCGACCGGGGCCTAA
- a CDS encoding MmcQ/YjbR family DNA-binding protein, which translates to MEPEDVAEFAMGLPGATEGEPGPGMTLYKVGGKIFAVLTEATTSRSHQVTLKCDPDLALHLREQYPAVGPSFYGRLRHWNTVLLDGTVPADELGEMIEHSWECVVAGLPHTVRERLRSLHQGRT; encoded by the coding sequence ATGGAGCCGGAGGATGTCGCGGAGTTCGCGATGGGCCTGCCGGGGGCGACGGAGGGCGAGCCCGGGCCGGGGATGACCCTGTACAAGGTCGGAGGCAAGATCTTCGCCGTCCTAACCGAGGCGACCACCTCGCGCTCCCATCAGGTGACCCTGAAGTGCGACCCCGATCTCGCGCTGCACCTGCGCGAGCAGTACCCGGCCGTGGGCCCCAGCTTCTACGGGCGCCTGCGGCACTGGAACACCGTGCTCCTGGACGGCACCGTGCCCGCCGACGAGCTCGGCGAGATGATCGAGCACTCCTGGGAATGCGTCGTGGCGGGCCTGCCCCACACCGTCCGCGAACGCCTGCGCTCGCTTCACCAGGGCCGAACATGA
- the araA gene encoding L-arabinose isomerase, translated as MKKPLEGRQVWFLTGSQGLYGEKTLRQVAEQSQRIAEALDGDAAVPVETVWKPVLTDAAAIRRVCLEANSADDCIGLIAWMHTFSPAKMWIAGLDALQKPLLHLHTQANVELPWQTIDMDFMNLNQAAHGDREFGYIQSRLGVPRKTVAGHVTDPAVSSRIATWARAAAGRAELRSLKLARFGDNMRDVAVTEGDKVEAQLRFGVSVNTYGVNDLVAAVDAADDGAVTALVKEYEDSYRLAPELRAEGECHESLRYAARIELGLRGFLEQGGFRAFTTNFEDLGGLRQLPGLAVQRLMADGYGFGGEGDWKTATLLRTLKAAATGLAGGTSFMEDYTYHLEFGRELILGAHMLEVCPSIAAATPSCEIHPLAIGEREDPVRLVFDAEPGPAVVVGLADLGHRFRLVANEVDVVEPPAPLPRLPVARAVWKPRPDLHTSTEAWLTAGAPHHTVLSGALGAEELEDLAEMLGVELLVIDDDTDIRRFTKELRWNQAYHRLAQGL; from the coding sequence GTGAAGAAGCCACTGGAGGGCCGCCAGGTCTGGTTCCTGACCGGCAGCCAGGGACTCTACGGCGAGAAGACGCTGCGCCAGGTCGCGGAGCAGTCGCAGCGGATCGCCGAGGCTCTGGACGGCGATGCCGCGGTACCGGTCGAGACCGTCTGGAAGCCCGTCCTCACCGACGCCGCCGCGATCCGCCGGGTCTGCCTGGAAGCCAATTCCGCGGACGACTGCATCGGCCTGATCGCCTGGATGCACACCTTCTCCCCGGCGAAGATGTGGATCGCCGGCCTCGACGCCCTGCAGAAGCCGCTGCTCCACCTGCACACCCAGGCCAACGTCGAACTGCCCTGGCAGACCATCGACATGGACTTCATGAACCTGAACCAGGCCGCCCACGGCGACCGCGAGTTCGGCTACATCCAGTCCCGCCTCGGCGTCCCCCGCAAGACCGTCGCCGGACACGTCACCGATCCGGCCGTCTCCTCCAGGATCGCCACCTGGGCCCGCGCCGCCGCCGGCCGCGCCGAACTGCGCAGCCTCAAGCTCGCCCGCTTCGGCGACAACATGCGCGACGTCGCCGTCACCGAGGGCGACAAGGTCGAGGCCCAGCTCCGCTTCGGCGTCTCCGTCAACACCTACGGCGTCAACGACCTCGTCGCCGCCGTCGACGCGGCGGACGACGGCGCTGTCACCGCGCTGGTCAAGGAGTACGAGGACAGCTACCGCCTCGCACCCGAACTGCGGGCCGAAGGGGAGTGCCACGAGTCGCTGCGCTACGCGGCACGGATCGAGCTCGGCCTGCGCGGCTTCCTGGAGCAGGGCGGCTTCCGGGCCTTCACCACCAACTTCGAGGACCTCGGCGGACTGCGCCAACTGCCCGGCCTCGCCGTACAGCGACTGATGGCCGACGGCTACGGCTTCGGCGGCGAAGGCGACTGGAAGACCGCCACCCTGCTGCGCACCCTCAAGGCGGCCGCCACCGGACTGGCCGGCGGCACCTCCTTCATGGAGGACTACACCTACCACCTGGAGTTCGGCCGCGAGTTGATCCTCGGCGCGCACATGCTGGAGGTCTGCCCGAGCATCGCGGCGGCCACCCCCTCCTGCGAGATCCACCCGCTCGCCATCGGCGAGCGAGAGGACCCGGTCCGGCTGGTCTTCGACGCCGAACCCGGCCCCGCGGTGGTGGTCGGCCTCGCCGACCTGGGCCACCGTTTCCGGCTGGTCGCCAACGAGGTGGACGTGGTCGAGCCGCCGGCGCCGCTGCCCCGCCTGCCTGTCGCCCGCGCCGTCTGGAAGCCGCGTCCGGACCTGCACACCTCCACCGAGGCCTGGCTGACGGCCGGCGCGCCGCACCACACCGTGCTCTCCGGCGCGCTCGGGGCCGAGGAACTGGAAGACCTCGCCGAGATGCTCGGCGTCGAGCTGCTGGTGATCGACGACGACACGGACATCCGTCGGTTCACCAAGGAACTGCGCTGGAACCAGGCCTACCACCGCCTCGCCCAAGGATTGTGA
- a CDS encoding xanthine dehydrogenase family protein molybdopterin-binding subunit codes for MTFPNEPEAVGRDLPRRDGAVKVLGTAAYAGEAPSADAAYLHAVQATIARGRVTELDTAAAEALDGVVAVLTPATAERLASTEDRELAVLQDEEVAFRGQVVALVVADSSEVARHAAALVRVGYAQQAHDAELRADRDDLYVPETVNPDFPADTAEGDVDTAMAAAEVTVDETYTTAMYHNNPMEPHATAARWDPAGDGFLTLWDSTQGVHPTRAVLASLFGLDEERVRVVCPYVGGGFGSKGQPHVNVVLAAMAARAVPGRAVRMALTRQQMFSLAGYRTPTIQRCRLGADRGGRLTALAVDVVEQTSRIKEFAEQTGVPARMMYASANRRTTHRLAALDVPVPSWMRAPGECPGMFGPEVALDELAERLGLDPIELRIRNEPEVEPGSGKPFSSRDLVGCLREGAVRFGWSERDPRPGVRRHGDWLVGTGVAASTYPVNRMPYSTATIRWEGQRYVAEIGAADLGTGTWTTLAQIAADTLGVPVALVDARIGDTDYPVASVAGGSSGMTTWGSAVVEAARAFRDKYGDEPQDGSEASGAVGPPDDRYAMHAFGAQFAEAHVHADTGEVRVPRLLGVFAAGRIINPRTARSQFIGGMTMGLSMALHENSVLDPRTGHVVNHDFAEYHIAANADVEEIEAHWLPEHDPHVNAMGSKGIGEIGIVGTAAAVSNAVWHACGVRVRDLPITLDKVLHALEERPGR; via the coding sequence ATGACGTTCCCGAACGAACCGGAGGCCGTCGGCCGCGATCTGCCCCGCCGGGACGGGGCCGTCAAGGTCCTGGGCACCGCCGCCTACGCCGGTGAGGCTCCGTCGGCGGACGCCGCCTACCTGCACGCCGTCCAGGCCACGATCGCCCGGGGACGCGTCACGGAGCTGGACACCGCCGCCGCCGAGGCACTGGACGGTGTGGTCGCGGTGCTCACCCCCGCCACCGCGGAGCGCCTGGCCTCCACCGAGGACCGGGAGCTGGCGGTCCTGCAGGACGAGGAGGTCGCCTTCCGGGGCCAGGTCGTCGCCTTGGTCGTCGCCGATAGCTCCGAGGTGGCGCGGCATGCGGCCGCGCTCGTCCGGGTCGGCTACGCGCAGCAGGCGCACGACGCCGAGCTGCGGGCCGACCGCGACGACCTGTACGTGCCCGAGACGGTGAACCCGGACTTTCCCGCCGATACCGCCGAGGGCGATGTCGACACCGCGATGGCGGCCGCGGAGGTGACCGTCGACGAGACGTACACCACGGCGATGTACCACAACAACCCGATGGAGCCGCACGCCACGGCGGCCCGGTGGGATCCGGCGGGCGACGGGTTCCTCACGCTGTGGGACTCCACACAGGGCGTCCATCCGACGCGGGCCGTCCTGGCGTCGCTGTTCGGTCTGGACGAGGAGCGGGTGCGGGTCGTCTGCCCGTACGTCGGCGGGGGGTTCGGGTCCAAGGGGCAGCCGCACGTCAACGTGGTGCTCGCCGCGATGGCGGCGCGCGCCGTCCCCGGCCGGGCGGTGCGGATGGCCCTGACGCGGCAGCAGATGTTCTCCCTTGCCGGCTACCGCACGCCGACCATCCAGCGGTGCCGCCTTGGTGCCGACCGGGGCGGCAGGCTCACCGCCCTCGCGGTCGACGTCGTGGAACAGACGTCGCGCATCAAGGAGTTCGCCGAGCAGACGGGTGTGCCCGCGCGCATGATGTACGCCTCGGCGAACCGGCGGACCACGCACCGGCTCGCCGCCCTCGACGTCCCGGTGCCGTCCTGGATGCGCGCTCCCGGCGAGTGCCCGGGCATGTTCGGCCCCGAGGTGGCCCTGGACGAGCTGGCCGAGCGCCTGGGCCTGGACCCGATCGAGCTGCGGATCCGCAACGAGCCCGAGGTCGAGCCCGGCTCGGGCAAGCCCTTCTCCAGCCGCGACCTCGTCGGCTGCCTGCGGGAGGGCGCGGTGCGGTTCGGCTGGTCGGAGCGCGACCCGCGGCCGGGTGTGCGCCGCCACGGCGACTGGCTGGTCGGCACGGGCGTCGCGGCCTCCACCTACCCGGTCAACCGGATGCCGTACTCGACGGCGACGATCCGGTGGGAAGGGCAGCGCTACGTCGCCGAGATCGGCGCGGCCGACCTCGGCACCGGGACGTGGACCACGCTGGCGCAGATCGCCGCGGACACGCTCGGCGTGCCGGTGGCCCTCGTGGACGCGCGGATCGGCGACACCGACTATCCGGTGGCGTCGGTGGCCGGGGGTTCCTCGGGCATGACGACGTGGGGCTCGGCCGTGGTGGAGGCCGCGCGCGCCTTCCGTGACAAGTACGGGGACGAGCCGCAGGACGGGTCCGAGGCGTCCGGCGCCGTCGGGCCCCCCGACGACCGCTACGCGATGCACGCCTTCGGGGCGCAGTTCGCCGAGGCGCACGTCCACGCCGACACGGGCGAGGTGCGGGTGCCGCGTCTGCTGGGCGTGTTCGCCGCGGGCCGGATCATCAACCCGCGCACGGCGCGGTCGCAGTTCATCGGCGGGATGACGATGGGGCTGTCCATGGCGCTGCACGAGAACAGCGTGCTCGACCCCCGCACCGGTCACGTCGTCAACCACGACTTCGCCGAGTACCACATCGCGGCCAACGCGGACGTCGAGGAGATCGAGGCGCACTGGCTCCCCGAGCACGACCCCCACGTCAACGCGATGGGGTCCAAGGGCATCGGGGAGATCGGCATCGTCGGCACGGCCGCTGCGGTGTCGAACGCGGTGTGGCACGCCTGCGGCGTGCGCGTACGGGACCTGCCGATCACACTGGACAAGGTGCTGCACGCGTTGGAGGAGCGGCCCGGGCGGTGA